CCAGGGCGGCAAGAATCAAAGAGAATTCGCTAATCTGCGCCACCGTGAGGCCGGCGAGAAACCCGGTGCGCTTGCGATAGCCCATGAGGCCCATGATGATCATGACGATCATGGGGTTGCCGATGAGCACGAACAGGGAAAAAATCAGGGCGGCGCCCAACTGCGCGCCCAGCAGCGAAAGATCGAGTTGGGAGCCGAGGTTGATGAAGAAGAACAGCAGGAGAAAGTCCCGCAGGCTCACCAGGCGCGAGCTGATGGCTTCGCGGTAGGGCGTGGTGGCCAGGGAAATGCCGGCGAGAAAGGCCCCGACTTCCTTGCTGAAGCCGAGGAATTCGCCGCCGGTGGCGAGCAGCACCGCCCAAGCGATGGAAAAGAGCAGCAGCAGTTCCTGGGAGCGGGCCACCTGATCCATGAGCCGAGGCAGGACGAAGCGCATCAACAGGCCCAGGGCGGCAAGCAGGACCACGCCCTTGACGATGACTCCGAGACTGGCCATTAGCAGGCTGTCCGCTTCGCCGCCGGCGCCGATGGCGGTGAGCAGGATCATCGCCAGCACCACGGCGATGTCCTGCACGATGAGAAAGCCGATGGCGATGCGGCCGTGCAGCGAATCGATCTCGCGCTTGTCCGAAAGCAGCTTGACGATGATGATGGTGCTGGAGAAGGTCAGGGCGACGGCGACATAAAGAGCGCCGATGGGGCTCATGCCCAGGGCGAGGGCGATGAGAAAGCCGAACACCGAAGTGAAGAGCACCTGGCCCAACCCCGTGGCCAGGGCCACCGGCCCCATGGTGCGGATCAGGTGCAGATCGAGCTTGAGGCCGACGACGAAGAGCAGAATGGCGATGCCCATTTCCGCCAGCAGGTGCAACTGCTCATGCGAGGCGACCAGGTTGAGGCCCGAGGGTCCCACCAGGATGCCCACGGCGATGAAGGCGACGATCAGGGGCTGCTTGAGTCGGGTGGCGAGAAATCCCAGGGCGGCGCTGATGCCGAGGATCAGGGCCATTTCGGTGAAGATGTGTTGCGTCATGTCTCGGCCGATGTCCTTGTCCGGCGCCGCCCTTCGGTTGAAGGCGCGCGCGGAGGCGGGGATAAAATCTTGACACCGCCGCTGGGCGGTGATACAAAACGTCGAATTTTTCGAACCCTTTATACTACTGACTCTGCCGACAAATTCAAGGAGTATCGCCGTCATGGAAAGAACTTTTGCGATTATCAAACCCGATGCTTTTGCCGCCGGTCATGCCGGCAAGATCCTGGCCCGCATCTATGCCGAAGGGTTCAAGGTCGTCGGTCTGAAAAAGCTCTACATGAGCAAGGTTGAAGCGGAAGGTTTTTACTACGTGCACAAGGAGCGCCCCTTTTTCGGCGAACTGACCGATTTCATGAGCAGCGGCCCCTGCGTGGTCATGGTGCTCGAGGCTCCCGGCGCCATCAAGAAGTGGCGCGATCTGATGGGCGCCACCGACCCCGCCAAGGCCGATGCCGGCACGCTGCGCAAGGAATTCGGCACCTCCATCGGCGAAAACGCC
This portion of the Geoalkalibacter sp. genome encodes:
- the ndk gene encoding nucleoside-diphosphate kinase, which translates into the protein MERTFAIIKPDAFAAGHAGKILARIYAEGFKVVGLKKLYMSKVEAEGFYYVHKERPFFGELTDFMSSGPCVVMVLEAPGAIKKWRDLMGATDPAKADAGTLRKEFGTSIGENATHGSDAPETAAFEIPYFFSGLELLG